The Paenibacillus sp. 481 DNA window TACCAGCTGCTTAAATATCCTTTCGCATCTGGGGATTACATCATTATGGGAACGATGTTGATGCCAGGTCTCGCATTCGGAGGCTTGTTGTTGGCACCATTCCTTGATACAGGTAAAGAGCGTCGTTTTTACAGACGTCCAATTGCGACAGCATCCCTGTTGTTGACGCTTGTTGCAATTACTTACTTGACGCGTGTATCTTGGATTCACTACGAGGATGAAATGAAGGCAAAAGGACTGACTCCACAGCACATTGAGCGTGTGGAGAAAATGAAAGAAAAGGCAGCAAAAGGTTTGCCTACAGGTCAAGAAAAGAAAAACAAAGAAGTAGCGATCGTTGAAAAAGACGACCCTGCTATGGAAAATATGAAAAAAGCCACGTGCTTATCATGTCACGGTGTTGATATGAAAGGCGGCGCAGCTCCGGCATTGCGCGGTATCGGTGATAAGATGTCCAAGGAAGAAATTTTGGACGTTATGAAGAACGGTAAAGGCAATATGCCAGCAATGGGCGATTCGATGAAACAGAAAGGTCTAAGTGACCAAGACGTTGAAAATATCGCAGATTGGCTTGCTAAGCAAAAAGCACA harbors:
- a CDS encoding menaquinol-cytochrome c reductase cytochrome b/c subunit — encoded protein: MAHGKSDPNEKIVYVGDSRVKQRSTPLKQPDYTAFPGKSEAFIPNFLLKEWMVGCVALVGFLVLTIAHPAPLGYPADANNTSFLAIPDWYFLFLYQLLKYPFASGDYIIMGTMLMPGLAFGGLLLAPFLDTGKERRFYRRPIATASLLLTLVAITYLTRVSWIHYEDEMKAKGLTPQHIERVEKMKEKAAKGLPTGQEKKNKEVAIVEKDDPAMENMKKATCLSCHGVDMKGGAAPALRGIGDKMSKEEILDVMKNGKGNMPAMGDSMKQKGLSDQDVENIADWLAKQKAQ